The Arachis hypogaea cultivar Tifrunner chromosome 16, arahy.Tifrunner.gnm2.J5K5, whole genome shotgun sequence genome contains a region encoding:
- the LOC112758165 gene encoding E3 ubiquitin-protein ligase ATL31: protein MEQKLKIELKNTIKQLTLHILRFLRKLHPSCTPSLTIHPFKTPLILRTLSFYSQTLHSPFTMTKDKNDQTSSFLFIFFFLLSVPSTFAQNQNDVSNNNNNYNTQFSPSLAIIVVILVAALFLMGFFSIYIRHCADSPSGTVLPTTGGGRSRRGARGLDPAVIETFPILEYSEVKIHKIGKEVLECAVCLCEFEDTETLRLIPKCDHVFHPECIDEWLASHTTCPVCRANLVPQPGESVHAVPLVPTTDVEAQNDAVVDTAVPEVRVNVPDAEGGVVASSEPEVIAIPKSLTLNRNRTTRGSNRRRQFPRSHSTGHSLVQPGENTDRFTLRLPVAVRREIINRELQRSNSLLVLPRDGSSRQGSSRGRTLRRLDRSFKSDRWVLTMAPPFLVRGSSVRSPKVVDSTGGAGAASSSTAPILPPSAVDSARPPV from the coding sequence ATGGAGCAGAAGctgaaaattgaattgaaaaacaCGATTAAACAGTTAACATTACATATTCTCCGTTTTCTTCGGAAGCTTCATCCAAGCTGCACACCTTCTTTGACCATTCACCCTTTTAAAACCCCACTCATTCTTCGCACTCTCTCTTTCTATTCCCAAACACTGCATTCACCCTTCACAATGACGAAGGACAAAAACGACCAAACCAGctcctttcttttcattttcttcttccttctctccgTTCCGTCAACCTTTGCGCAGAACCAAAATGACGTttctaacaataacaacaactacAACACGCAGTTCAGCCCTTCGCTCGCGATAATCGTCGTCATTCTCGTTGCAGCACTCTTCCTCATGGGATTCTTCTCCATCTACATCCGCCACTGCGCCGATTCACCCTCCGGCACCGTCCTTCCAACCACGGGAGGCGGAAGGTCCAGAAGAGGGGCACGTGGTCTCGATCCTGCAGTGATCGAGACTTTCCCGATTCTGGAGTATTCGGAGGTCAAGATCCACAAGATTGGAAAAGAGGTTCTTGAATGTGCGGTGTGCCTCTGTGAATTCGAAGACACCGAAACGCTGCGTTTGATTCCCAAGTGTGACCATGTGTTCCATCCGGAGTGCATCGACGAGTGGCTAGCCTCCCACACAACCTGCCCCGTCTGCCGCGCCAACCTCGTCCCGCAACCCGGCGAGTCAGTCCATGCGGTTCCACTCGTGCCAACCACCGATGTCGAGGCGCAAAACGACGCCGTCGTTGACACCGCAGTGCCGGAGGTGCGTGTCAACGTGCCAGACGCTGAGGGAGGAGTCGTGGCGTCGTCGGAGCCGGAAGTGATTGCGATTCCGAAAAGCTTGACGCTGAATCGGAACAGGACGACGCGAGGGTCCAACCGAAGGAGGCAGTTCCCTCGGTCGCACTCGACCGGGCATTCTCTGGTCCAACCGGGAGAGAACACGGACCGGTTCACTTTGAGATTGCCTGTGGCCGTTAGAAGAGAGATAATAAACCGGGAGTTGCAACGGTCTAACAGCTTGTTGGTTTTGCCTAGGGACGGTAGTTCGAGACAGGGAAGTAGTAGGGGAAGGACTTTGAGGCGGTTGGACCGGAGTTTCAAATCCGACCGGTGGGTTTTGACGATGGCGCCACCGTTCTTGGTCAGAGGATCTTCGGTTAGGTCGCCGAAGGTGGTTGATAGCACCGGCGGGGCAGGGGCGGCGTCTTCGTCTACAGCCCCTATTTTGCCGCCGTCGGCCGTTGACTCTGCTCGACCTCCGGTATGA
- the LOC112758852 gene encoding probable serine/threonine-protein kinase PBL7 isoform X1 has product MEVINSTTTAVPATNQTYKHSHSHSHSNNDFPSKTILISITLLTSLTLFFAIFLVAFMLRRLKSKHNDDISTTLPFASSSPEVKGGCVDHHHPTPTTPNKFRGVQVLTYREIEVATGGMSEGNVIGNGDSGLVYKGILSDGTLAAIKLMQREGKQEERAFRIEVDILSRLHCPYLVELLGYCADQHHRVLVFEYMPNGTLYHHLHSLNYNNQSQPLDWWTRMRIALDCAMALEFLHEHALSPVIHRDFKTANVLLDQNFRAKVSHFGLAKTGSDKINGQISTRVLGTTGYLAPEYASTGKLTTKSDVYSYGVVLLEVLTGRVPVDIERPPGEHVLVSWALPRLTNREKVVEMVDPALRGQYSKKDLIQIAAIAAMCIQTEADYRPLMTDIVQSLIPLVRNPSSSSVTSSSSSLRFLKSPTY; this is encoded by the exons ATGGAAGTAATTAACAGCACCACAACCGCTGTGCCTGCAACCAACCAAACTTACAAACACtcacattcacattcacattcCAATAATGATTTCCCCTCCAAAACCATTCTCATTAGCATCACTCTCCTCACCTCTCTTACCCTATTCTTTGCCATTTTTCTTGTTGCATTCATGCTCCGTCGTCtcaaatccaaacacaatgaTGACATTTCAACGACACTGCCCTTCGCTTCAAGTAGTCCAG AAGTGAAGGGAGGATGTGTTGATCATCATCATCCAACACCAACAACACCAAATAAATTTCGAGGTGTTCAAGTGTTGACATACAGAGAGATAGAAGTGGCCACAGGTGGAATGAGTGAAGGAAATGTAATTGGCAATGGAGATTCTGGTTTGGTGTACAAAGGAATCCTAAGTGATGGAACTTTGGCAGCAATTAAACTCATGCAAAGGGAAGGGAAGCAAGAAGAGCGTGCCTTCAGAATTGAG GTGGATATCCTAAGCCGTTTGCACTGTCCTTATTTGGTGGAGTTGCTAGGCTATTGTGCGGACCAGCACCACAGGGTGTTGGTGTTTGAATACATGCCTAATGGAACACTCTATCACCATCTCCACTCTCTTAATTACAATAATCAATCTCAGCCGTTGGATTGGTGGACCAGGATGAGAATAGCCCTTGATTGTGCCATGGCTTTGGAGTTCTTGCATGAACATGCTCTCTCCCCTGTCATACACCGTGACTTCAAGACTGCTAATGTTCTCTTGGATCAAAATTTTCGTGCCAAGGTCTCGCATTTTGGATTGGCCAAGACTGGCTCTGACAAGATCAACGGTCAGATTTCCACCCGCGTGTTAGGGACCACCGGATATCTCGCACCCGA GTATGCATCAACGGGAAAGCTTACTACAAAATCTGATGTATATAGCTATGGTGTGGTTCTTCTGGAAGTGCTAACCGGGCGCGTACCGGTTGATATTGAGCGACCTCCGGGAGAACATGTACTTGTCTCTTGG GCTCTTCCAAGGTTAACAAACAGAGAAAAGGTGGTGGAAATGGTTGACCCTGCTCTTCGAGGACAGTACTCAAAGAAGGATCTAATTCAG ATAGCAGCAATAGCAGCAATGTGCATACAAACAGAAGCAGATTACAGGCCACTAATGACGGATATTGTTCAATCACTGATACCACTTGTTAGGAATCCCTCCTCCTCTTCTGTTACTTCATCATCTAGTTCCCTAAGATTTCTTAAAAGTCCAACCTATTAA
- the LOC112758372 gene encoding basic 7S globulin 2-like: MSKMASKLLLTITYLSFSILFCVSVSTTSHHSHPPTTTNYKPNLLVLPVHKDPATGLPWAYVHKRTPMTLVPLLLDLNGNHMWINCQTHYSSRTYQAPSCHSTQCSTATTTQTCHTCVGSSLPRPGCHNNTCALMSTNPITQQIAMSELAQDVLAINAAANNGPRLGPTVTDPQFLFSCAPSSLVQKGLPNKVEGVLGLGHGPISLPNQLASHFGLQRQFTLCLSRNPTSTGAVLFGNPQKLFGYTNNKFDLSRDLLYTPLTVSPQGEYYMEISSIRINGHSVFPVTPSSSSLLSSSLYSPSGMLGATLISTTAPYMVLHHTIFETFRHVFVKQFPMQGQVNAVAPFGLCYDSKRINNAKPPSVDMVVKVEKSRREVSWSISGDNLMVQARPGVTCLGVVNGGTSPRAAIAIGTRQLEEKVVVFDLVKSRVGLSSSLCSRGRSCSDLFGFSNKS; this comes from the coding sequence ATGTCAAAAATGGCTTCCAAATTGCTACTCACCATCACCTATCTCTCTTTCTCTATTCTCTTCTGCGTATCTGTATCCACAACCTCCCATCATTCCCATCCACCCACCACAACCAATTACAAACCCAACCTGCTGGTTCTACCGGTTCACAAGGACCCAGCCACAGGGCTTCCATGGGCCTACGTTCACAAGAGAACCCCTATGACCCTGGTGCCACTCCTTCTGGATCTTAACGGCAATCACATGTGGATCAACTGCCAAACCCACTACTCCTCCAGAACCTACCAAGCACCCTCTTGCCACTCCACCCAATGCTCCACAGCCACCACCACCCAAACCTGCCACACCTGCGTCGGCTCCTCTCTCCCCAGGCCAGGCTGCCACAACAACACCTGCGCCCTCATGTCCACCAACCCCATCACCCAACAGATCGCCATGTCGGAGCTCGCCCAAGACGTCCTCGCCATCAACGCCGCCGCCAACAACGGCCCCAGACTGGGGCCCACGGTCACCGACCCTCAGTTCCTCTTCTCATGCGCGCCTTCCTCCTTGGTCCAGAAAGGTCTGCCCAACAAGGTTGAAGGCGTTCTTGGGCTGGGCCACGGGCCCATTTCCCTCCCTAACCAACTCGCATCACACTTTGGTTTGCAGCGCCAATTTACACTTTGCCTTTCTCGCAACCCAACCTCCACGGGGGCTGTACTATTTGGAAACCCACAAAAGCTTTTCGGTTACACTAACAACAAATTCGATCTTTCACGTGATCTTCTTTACACTCCACTAACCGTCAGTCCGCAAGGAGAGTACTACATGGAAATCAGCTCCATTAGAATCAACGGCCACTCCGTCTTCCCAGTGACTCCTTCGTCGTCTTCATTATTGTCATCGTCGTTGTATTCTCCGAGTGGTATGCTTGGGGCTACTCTGATTTCAACCACAGCACCTTACATGGTTCTGCACCACACCATATTCGAAACGTTCAGGCACGTTTTCGTGAAACAGTTTCCCATGCAGGGGCAGGTGAACGCGGTGGCGCCGTTCGGGTTGTGTTACGATTCAAAGAGGATAAACAACGCAAAACCTCCTAGCGTGGATATGGTGGTGAAGGTGGAGAAGAGCCGCCGTGAGGTTTCGTGGAGTATCTCCGGCGATAACTTAATGGTGCAGGCGCGGCCAGGGGTGACGTGTTTGGGGGTCGTGAATGGAGGGACGAGTCCTAGAGCAGCCATAGCCATAGGGACACGTCAGCTGGAGGAGAAGGTGGTGGTGTTCGACCTGGTGAAGTCGAGAGTGGGGTTGAGCTCTTCCCTATGCTCACGCGGGAGGAGCTGTTCTGACCTCTTCGGCTTCTCTAACAAATCATAG
- the LOC112758852 gene encoding probable serine/threonine-protein kinase PBL7 isoform X3: MEVINSTTTAVPATNQTYKHSHSHSHSNNDFPSKTILISITLLTSLTLFFAIFLVAFMLRRLKSKHNDDISTTLPFASSSPEVKGGCVDHHHPTPTTPNKFRGVQVLTYREIEVATGGMSEGNVIGNGDSGLVYKGILSDGTLAAIKLMQREGKQEERAFRIEVDILSRLHCPYLVELLGYCADQHHRVLVFEYMPNGTLYHHLHSLNYNNQSQPLDWWTRMRIALDCAMALEFLHEHALSPVIHRDFKTANVLLDQNFRAKVSHFGLAKTGSDKINGQISTRVLGTTGYLAPEYASTGKLTTKSDVYSYGVVLLEVLTGRVPVDIERPPGEHALPRLTNREKVVEMVDPALRGQYSKKDLIQIAAIAAMCIQTEADYRPLMTDIVQSLIPLVRNPSSSSVTSSSSSLRFLKSPTY, encoded by the exons ATGGAAGTAATTAACAGCACCACAACCGCTGTGCCTGCAACCAACCAAACTTACAAACACtcacattcacattcacattcCAATAATGATTTCCCCTCCAAAACCATTCTCATTAGCATCACTCTCCTCACCTCTCTTACCCTATTCTTTGCCATTTTTCTTGTTGCATTCATGCTCCGTCGTCtcaaatccaaacacaatgaTGACATTTCAACGACACTGCCCTTCGCTTCAAGTAGTCCAG AAGTGAAGGGAGGATGTGTTGATCATCATCATCCAACACCAACAACACCAAATAAATTTCGAGGTGTTCAAGTGTTGACATACAGAGAGATAGAAGTGGCCACAGGTGGAATGAGTGAAGGAAATGTAATTGGCAATGGAGATTCTGGTTTGGTGTACAAAGGAATCCTAAGTGATGGAACTTTGGCAGCAATTAAACTCATGCAAAGGGAAGGGAAGCAAGAAGAGCGTGCCTTCAGAATTGAG GTGGATATCCTAAGCCGTTTGCACTGTCCTTATTTGGTGGAGTTGCTAGGCTATTGTGCGGACCAGCACCACAGGGTGTTGGTGTTTGAATACATGCCTAATGGAACACTCTATCACCATCTCCACTCTCTTAATTACAATAATCAATCTCAGCCGTTGGATTGGTGGACCAGGATGAGAATAGCCCTTGATTGTGCCATGGCTTTGGAGTTCTTGCATGAACATGCTCTCTCCCCTGTCATACACCGTGACTTCAAGACTGCTAATGTTCTCTTGGATCAAAATTTTCGTGCCAAGGTCTCGCATTTTGGATTGGCCAAGACTGGCTCTGACAAGATCAACGGTCAGATTTCCACCCGCGTGTTAGGGACCACCGGATATCTCGCACCCGA GTATGCATCAACGGGAAAGCTTACTACAAAATCTGATGTATATAGCTATGGTGTGGTTCTTCTGGAAGTGCTAACCGGGCGCGTACCGGTTGATATTGAGCGACCTCCGGGAGAACAT GCTCTTCCAAGGTTAACAAACAGAGAAAAGGTGGTGGAAATGGTTGACCCTGCTCTTCGAGGACAGTACTCAAAGAAGGATCTAATTCAG ATAGCAGCAATAGCAGCAATGTGCATACAAACAGAAGCAGATTACAGGCCACTAATGACGGATATTGTTCAATCACTGATACCACTTGTTAGGAATCCCTCCTCCTCTTCTGTTACTTCATCATCTAGTTCCCTAAGATTTCTTAAAAGTCCAACCTATTAA
- the LOC112758852 gene encoding probable serine/threonine-protein kinase PBL7 isoform X2, with product MEVINSTTTAVPATNQTYKHSHSHSHSNNDFPSKTILISITLLTSLTLFFAIFLVAFMLRRLKSKHNDDISTTLPFASSSPEVKGGCVDHHHPTPTTPNKFRGVQVLTYREIEVATGGMSEGNVIGNGDSGLVYKGILSDGTLAAIKLMQREGKQEERAFRIEVDILSRLHCPYLVELLGYCADQHHRVLVFEYMPNGTLYHHLHSLNYNNQSQPLDWWTRMRIALDCAMALEFLHEHALSPVIHRDFKTANVLLDQNFRAKVSHFGLAKTGSDKINGQISTRVLGTTGYLAPEYASTGKLTTKSDVYSYGVVLLEVLTGRVPVDIERPPGEHVLVSWALPRLTNREKVVEMVDPALRGQYSKKDLIQVAAIAAMCIQTEADYRPLMTDIVQSLIPLVRNPSSSSVTSSSSSLRFLKSPTY from the exons ATGGAAGTAATTAACAGCACCACAACCGCTGTGCCTGCAACCAACCAAACTTACAAACACtcacattcacattcacattcCAATAATGATTTCCCCTCCAAAACCATTCTCATTAGCATCACTCTCCTCACCTCTCTTACCCTATTCTTTGCCATTTTTCTTGTTGCATTCATGCTCCGTCGTCtcaaatccaaacacaatgaTGACATTTCAACGACACTGCCCTTCGCTTCAAGTAGTCCAG AAGTGAAGGGAGGATGTGTTGATCATCATCATCCAACACCAACAACACCAAATAAATTTCGAGGTGTTCAAGTGTTGACATACAGAGAGATAGAAGTGGCCACAGGTGGAATGAGTGAAGGAAATGTAATTGGCAATGGAGATTCTGGTTTGGTGTACAAAGGAATCCTAAGTGATGGAACTTTGGCAGCAATTAAACTCATGCAAAGGGAAGGGAAGCAAGAAGAGCGTGCCTTCAGAATTGAG GTGGATATCCTAAGCCGTTTGCACTGTCCTTATTTGGTGGAGTTGCTAGGCTATTGTGCGGACCAGCACCACAGGGTGTTGGTGTTTGAATACATGCCTAATGGAACACTCTATCACCATCTCCACTCTCTTAATTACAATAATCAATCTCAGCCGTTGGATTGGTGGACCAGGATGAGAATAGCCCTTGATTGTGCCATGGCTTTGGAGTTCTTGCATGAACATGCTCTCTCCCCTGTCATACACCGTGACTTCAAGACTGCTAATGTTCTCTTGGATCAAAATTTTCGTGCCAAGGTCTCGCATTTTGGATTGGCCAAGACTGGCTCTGACAAGATCAACGGTCAGATTTCCACCCGCGTGTTAGGGACCACCGGATATCTCGCACCCGA GTATGCATCAACGGGAAAGCTTACTACAAAATCTGATGTATATAGCTATGGTGTGGTTCTTCTGGAAGTGCTAACCGGGCGCGTACCGGTTGATATTGAGCGACCTCCGGGAGAACATGTACTTGTCTCTTGG GCTCTTCCAAGGTTAACAAACAGAGAAAAGGTGGTGGAAATGGTTGACCCTGCTCTTCGAGGACAGTACTCAAAGAAGGATCTAATTCAGGTAG CAGCAATAGCAGCAATGTGCATACAAACAGAAGCAGATTACAGGCCACTAATGACGGATATTGTTCAATCACTGATACCACTTGTTAGGAATCCCTCCTCCTCTTCTGTTACTTCATCATCTAGTTCCCTAAGATTTCTTAAAAGTCCAACCTATTAA
- the LOC112756765 gene encoding protein FAR1-RELATED SEQUENCE 5-like yields MRCRARMYVVLDKEKESWVVSRLELRHSHPCSAKKVVHYHEYRDLTMHAKCVITDNDEAGIRPNKTSALWVDARCRASYEYYGDVVSFDTTYRRNRHGLPFVSFVGVNHHGKSTLLGHALLGSEKIPNFEWVFTQWVRCVGTAPRGIITDQCKVIAGAIRKVLPDTVHRWCIWHIMKKSQFKLGGYARWLADLYANRRKWVPIFFKSEFWAGMRSTQRSESMHAFYGGYLHCKSGLVQFVHEYDNVLGNKEQKELEDDAADSEGVIPCIGSTGIERQFQQEYTSSMFRTLQLEGKPVYHTFRVEFDPLSRKGQCECNKFESAGILCCHTLAVWSYYRVDTVPSCNVLPRWSKNVICKHTYIKSSHDVARSDESNNLFRHLCSEFYNVAQEFVACDEKAAVL; encoded by the exons ATGAGATGCAGAGCAAGGATGTATGTCGTGCTGGAcaaggagaaggaaagttgggtTGTGTCTAGATTAGAGCTGAGGCATTCTCACCCCTGTTCGGCTAAGAAAGTTGTCCACTATCATGAGTACCGGGATctgaccatgcatgctaagtgcgtCATTACGGATAACGATGAGGCTGGAATAAGACCCAACAAGAC GAGCGCTCTATGGGTAGATGCAAGGTGCAGGGCTTCGTATGAATATTACGGAGATGTGGTGTCGTTTGACACCacttacagaagaaacag GCATGGTCTGCCGTTTGTATCCTTTGTAGGTGTAAACCACCATGGAAAGTCTACTCTTCTTGGCCATGCTTTACTTGGGAGCGAGAAGATTCCTAATTTTGAGTGGGTATTCACACAGTGGGTGAGATGCGTCGGGACTGCGCCAAGGGGGATCATCACCGACCAGTGCAAGGTGATAGCTGGTGCTATTAGGAAGGTCCTACCTGACACTGTCCACCGATGGTGCATCTGGCACATAATGAAGAAATCACAATTCAAGCTTGGTGGATACGCTAG ATGGTTAGCAG aCCTTTATGCGAATCGACGGAAGTGGGTTCCAATATTCTTCAAGAGTGAATTTTGGGCAGGCATGAGGAGTACACAACGTAGTGAAAGTATGCACGCATTTTATGGTGGATACCTGCATTGCAAGAGTGGGTTAGTTCAGTTCGTCCATGAGTACGACAATGTACTTGGAAACAAGGAGCAAAAGGAGTTGGAAGATGATGCTGCAGACTCGGAAGGAGTCATCCCATGTATAGGGAGCACGGGCATTGAGAGACAGTTTCAGCAGGAATACACCAGTAGTATGTTTAGGACTCTTCAACTGGAG GGGAAGCCTGTCTACCATACTTTCAGGGTCGAGTTTGACCCGTTGAGTCGAAAGGGTCAGTGTGAGTGCAACAAATTTGAATCCGCTGGTATATTGTGTTGCCACACCCTTGCGGTCTGGTCATACTACAGAGTTGACACAGTACCGAGCTGCAATGTTCTTCCTCGATGGAGTAAGAATGTCATCTGCAAGCACACTTACATCAAGAGTAGCCATGATGTGGCTCGGAGTGATGAAAGCAACAACTTGTTCAGGCATCTGTGTTCAGAGTTTTATAACGTTGCGCAGGAGTTTGTTGCTTGTGATGAGAAAGCAGCCGTCTTGTGA